The genome window TGATCCTGGAGTTTCCTGATCTGGGTGATGTCCGTGGATATCTCCATCACCTGCTCTATTTCGCCCGACTCGCCGTGTACTGGCGCAGTCTGGATGAGCACCACGCGCTGATCCCCGTTCCTGGTGGTGACTGCAGTCTCCCATTGGTGGGATTGCCCGTCCTCGAAGGTGAGCGAGATGGGGCATTCCTGACAGGGGTCCTCGCGATGGGTGAACGCGCTGTAGCACTTGCCGCCCCGGCACTCGCCGAAATCCTGGCGGAAGCGGCGGTTTGCCTCGACTATTGTGTGGTCGCGGTCCACCACTTCGATGTAGCAGGGCACGGAGTCGAACAGGCGGTGGTATTTCTCGCGCGTTGAGCGCAGCTCTTCCTGCAGACGGCCCACCTCGGTGATGTCAACGGAGAGCTCGATGACCAACTCGACGCCGCCGTCCTTGCTCAGGATCGGCGCAGTATGCACGATGACGGGTATCTCCTGCCCGTTCACGTCCACCAGGGTCTCGCGGCTGCGAAGCCCCTTTCCGTCGGTGATGGTCATCCAGACGGGACAGGCGTTGCCGCTCCCCTGCCGCCCGGAGTAGGGCTCCCAGGAGTTTTTGCCCACCATGTCGCCAAGGCGCTCCTTGTAGAGCTGGTTGACGGCCACGATCTCCAGGTAGCGGTTGTGTATGGAGATGAAGCAGGGAAGTTCGTTGAAGTAGCCCGCGCCGTCGTCGAACGTTTCCACCAGGCAGCGCATGGCGGTGGAAAGGCCCTCAACAACCTGCCCCACGGCCAGTTGGCGTTCAAGTTCTACAAGCTTGGCGGATTTTTCCTTGACGATGCGCTCAAGGTTCAAAGTGTGTTCGCGCAGCTGGCGGCGCATGGTGATCTTCTCGGCAGCTCGCTTGAGGGCACTGACCAGAAGTTCGTCGCGGATGGGCTTGGTTATGAAATCGAGCGCCTCGAACTGGAGGCTTTTGACGACCAGGTCCATGTCGCCGTGCCCGGAAACCATGATGACTTCGGTGTCGGGATTCAGGTCTTTAAGGCGCTTGAGCAGTTCGATTCCGTCCATGCCGGGCATCTTGATATCTGTCAGGACGATACCGGGGGCAAAGCGCGAAAACAAAGCGATGGCTGCCTCGCCATTTGCTGCCGTTTCCACTTCGTAGCCCAGGTCGGCTATGGACAACCCAAGGATTTCCCGGATGGCGTCCTCGTCATCGACCAACATCACTTTCTCAGCCATTGAGACTCTCCTTATCGCAATGCGGCGGTAACGCCGCATACCCCCCGTCAAATGTCCTGTATCCTGCTCTGGGGCGGGCGGCAACATACCGGGAAGGTCTGCTTTGCAGAGG of Fundidesulfovibrio putealis DSM 16056 contains these proteins:
- a CDS encoding hybrid sensor histidine kinase/response regulator, which encodes MAEKVMLVDDEDAIREILGLSIADLGYEVETAANGEAAIALFSRFAPGIVLTDIKMPGMDGIELLKRLKDLNPDTEVIMVSGHGDMDLVVKSLQFEALDFITKPIRDELLVSALKRAAEKITMRRQLREHTLNLERIVKEKSAKLVELERQLAVGQVVEGLSTAMRCLVETFDDGAGYFNELPCFISIHNRYLEIVAVNQLYKERLGDMVGKNSWEPYSGRQGSGNACPVWMTITDGKGLRSRETLVDVNGQEIPVIVHTAPILSKDGGVELVIELSVDITEVGRLQEELRSTREKYHRLFDSVPCYIEVVDRDHTIVEANRRFRQDFGECRGGKCYSAFTHREDPCQECPISLTFEDGQSHQWETAVTTRNGDQRVVLIQTAPVHGESGEIEQVMEISTDITQIRKLQDHLASLGLMLGSMSHGVKGLLTSLDGGVYKIEAGFRKDDPQRLREGWAIVKDKIARIRKMVMDILYYAKSRDTELEAVDLEAFAKDMAAIIEPKAALKNVAFRLDVAPDIGEIQMDETAMSAALVNFLENAVDACSEDDTKPAHEVVLRLTGDARRVRFEVADDGMGMDQETREKMFTLFFSSKGSRGTGLGLFISSQVIERHGGSIDVTSSFGEGTSIVATLPRVQSKN